A section of the Tamandua tetradactyla isolate mTamTet1 chromosome 4, mTamTet1.pri, whole genome shotgun sequence genome encodes:
- the MYBPH gene encoding myosin-binding protein H yields the protein MTGKGVSEALACGPEETASEPAKVPTTEPSKEAAASEPTGKQQGPKPQEPASQAPAPATPTATKPAPPREDVPSSPLSLTVEAVSSSSVTVSWEPPERLGKQGFQGYVLELCREGASEWVPVNARPMMVTQHTLRNLALGDKFLLRVAAVSSAGAGPPAVLDQPVHVREIIEAPKIRIPRHLRQTYIRQVGEPVNLQIPFQGNPKPQASWTHNGHALDSQRVHVRTGEQDSILFIRAAQRSDSGCYELTVQLEDLGAKAAIDVLVIEKPGPPSSIRLLDVWGCNAALEWTPPQDTGNTELLGYTVQKADQKTGQWFTVLERYHPTTCTISDLIVGNSYSFRVFSENQCGLSASAAATTALAHIQKADTAAKPKGFIERDFSEAPSFTQPLADHTSTPGYSTQLFCSVRASPKAKIIWMKNKMDIQGDPKYRALSEQGICSLEIRKPSPFDSGVYTCKATNVLGEASVDCRLEVKASATH from the exons ATGACAGGAAAAGGTGTCTCTGAAGCTCTCGCCTGTGGTCCAGAGGAGACGGCCTCTGAGCCAGCCAAGGTGCCCACCACAGAGCCCTCCAAGGAGGCCGCAGCTTCGGAGCCCACCGGGAAGCAGCAGGGTCCCAAGCCACAGGAGCCTGCCTCTCAGGCGCCCGCCCCAGCCACCCCCACAGCCACTAAACCTGCACCCCCAAGAGAAG ATGTTCCCAGTAGCCCACTGAGTCTGACTGTGGAGGCCGTGAGCAGTAGCTCGGTGACCGTGAGCTGGGAGCCCCCGGAGAGGCTAGGGAAGCAGGGGTTCCAGGGCTACGTGCTGGAGCTCTGCCGAGAGGGAG CCTCCGAGTGGGTGCCCGTGAATGCCCGGCCCATGATGGTGACCCAGCACACCCTGCGGAACCTGGCTCTGGGGGACAAGTTCCTGCTGCGTGTAGCTGCGGTGAGCTCCGCGGGGGCTGGCCCGCCGGCCGTGCTGGACCAGCCTGTCCACGTCCGCGAGATCATTG AGGCCCCCAAGATCCGCATCCCCCGCCACCTTCGTCAGACCTACATCCGCCAGGTGGGAGAGCCGGTCAACCTGCAAATCCCCTTCCAG GGGAACCCCAAGCCTCAGGCCTCCTGGACCCACAATGGCCATGCCCTGGATAGCCAGCGGGTGCACGTGCGCACTGGGGAGCAGGACTCCATCCTCTTCATCCGCGCCGCCCAGCGCTCTGACTCTGGCTGCTACGAGCTCACTGTGCAGCTGGAAGACCTGGGCGCCAAGGCGGCCATCGACGTCCTAGTGATTG AGAAGCCGGGGCCTCCCAGCAGCATCAGGCTACTGGATGTCTGGGGCTGCAATGCCGCCCTTGAGTGGACGCCACCTCAGGACACCGGCAACACAGAGCTCCTGGGCTACACTGTGCAGAAGGCAGACCAAAAGACGGGG CAATGGTTCACCGTGCTGGAGCGCTACCACCCGACCACCTGCACCATCTCCGATCTCATTGTCGGCAACTCCTACTCCTTCCGCGTCTTCTCAGAAAACCAGTGTGGACTCAGCGCCTCGGCCGCCGCCACCACAGCGCTCGCCCACATCCAGAAGGCAG ATACTGCTGCCAAGCCTAAAGGGTTTATTGAGCGGGACTTTTCAGAAGCGCCCTCCTTCACCCAGCCCCTGGCCGACCACACCTCCACCCCCGGCTACAGCACGCAGCTGTTCTGCAGTGTGCGAGCATCACCCAAG GCCAAGATCATCTGGATGAAAAATAAGATGGACATCCAGGGGGATCCCAAATACCGTGCCCTGTCCGAGCAAGGCATCTGCTCCCTGGAGATCCGTAAACCCAGCCCCTTTGACTCTGGTGTCTACACCTGCAAGGCCACCAATGTGCTGGGGGAGGCATCTGTGGACTGCCGGCTGGAGGTCAAAG CGTCGGCCACACACTGA